One region of Agelaius phoeniceus isolate bAgePho1 chromosome W unlocalized genomic scaffold, bAgePho1.hap1 SUPER_W_unloc_1, whole genome shotgun sequence genomic DNA includes:
- the LOC129130707 gene encoding olfactory receptor 14J1-like, protein MSNSSSIRHFLLLALADTRQLQLLHFCLLLGISLAALLGNGLIISAVACGHHLHTAMFFFLLNLALADLGSICTTVPKAMHNSLWDTSNISYTACAAQLFFFLFFISAEFSLLTVMCYDRYVSICKPLHYGTLLGSRACAHMAAAAWASAFLNALMHTANTFSLPLCHGNVLGQFFCEIPQILKLSCSKSYLREIRLMAVSVCLALRCFVFIVFSYVQIFRAVLKIPSKQGRHKAFSTCLPHLAVLSLFVSTAVFAHLKPPSMSSPSLDLALSVLYSVVPPALNPLIYSLRNQELKAAVWRLMTRWFQKH, encoded by the coding sequence atgtccaacagcagctccatcaggcacttcctgctgctggcattggcagacacgcggcagctgcagctcctgcacttctgcctcttgctgggcatctccctggctgccctcctgggcaacggcctcatcatcagcgccgtagcctgcggccaccacctgcacacagccatgttcttcttcctgctcaacctggccctcgctgacctgggctccatctgcaccactgtccccaaagccatgcacaattccctctgggacaccagcaacatctcctacactgcatgtgctgcacagctctttttcttcctgttcttcatctcagcagaattttccctcctgaccgtgatgtgctacgaccgctacgtgtccatctgcaaacccctgcactacgggaccctcctgggcagcagagcttgtgcccacatggcagcagctgcctgggccagtgcctttctcaatgccctcatgcacacggccaatacattttccctgcccctgtgccatggcaatgtcctgggccagttcttctgtgaaatcccacagatcctcaagctatcctgctccaaatcctatctCAGGGAAATCAGGCTTATGGCTGTAAGTGTGTGTTTAGCACTCagatgttttgtgttcattgttttctcctatgtgcagatcttcagggctgtgctgaagaTCCCCTCtaagcagggacggcacaaagccttttccacctgcctccctcacctggctgtgctctctctgtttgtcagcactgctgtatttgctcacctgaagcccccctccatgtcctccccatccctggatctggccctgtcagttctgtactcagtggtgcctccagccctgaaccccctcatctacagcctgaggaaccaggagctcaaggctgcagtgtggagactgatgactcgatggtttcagaaacattaa